The window ctcCAAGTCTCTTCAAACTATATGTACACGCGCTAGTATCTGGTtacaacagtccagtgtgaacatcatgtgCTAAAGACATGTTCAAAAACTCACGTTCAAAAGCCCACGTTAGCGCGTTTTTGAACAAGCAACACATGCTCAGTGTGTACAAAGCATTATGGCAAAACATTTAGATCTAACTTTAGATGTAACTGGACAAAGAAGTAAAAACTAAttctttttaacacattctcaatcccaaatcgtcatatatggacatattgTTGGGGCCCCCTTTGGGTCACTTTTTAACGATTTGGGTGTCCATAACCTGTCGTTTTTTtctgtgctggctgttcccattaaaacaAGGATCTCAAATCCTCAGGACGAGGTAACAAATGCAGCACCGGACACAGTGACAAATACAGAATCAGACGCGGAACCAGAAGAGGTATATAATGTGGTGACAAACACGAAACCGAATGCAGTACCGGACGTAGTAACGAACGCAGTAACGAACGCAGTAACAAACGCTGaaccagacgtggtaccggacGCGGTAACGAACACAGTACTGGACGAAGTAAATTAAACGTGGTACCGGACGCAGAACTGGACGCAGAACCTGACATAATAACGAACACAGTACCGGATGCAGTAACAAATGTTGaaccggatgcagtaccaggCGTGGTAATGAAAGCAGAAATGGATGCGATAGCAAAAGCAGTACCGGAAACGGACGCAGTACTGGATGCAATACCGGACATGGTAATGAATGCAGATCAGGACCTGTTACCAGAAGCAGTACCGAACACAGTATCGGACGCGGTAGCAAACacagtaccagacgcagtaccggacGCGGAACCAGTACCTCGTTAGGGCAAGAGGTTATAGGCACCATTTCTGCGTTAAAATACTGTTtaaaggttagggtaccaataccGATACCGGTCCAGTCCGCATCCTTGTACTGGTCCGTGTCCCGAGGGCTGGGGACCCGTGAGTAGTGTATgcatttttccctgtctgtggcctggtaccaagacGCCTTTGGATCAGAACCTGTTCGTGGCCCAGAGGTTGAGGacacctaaaacatcaaaaagtgacacagacgGGCCCGAGCCAAACGTCCACACATGACAAGTTAGAGGTGAGAATGTTTGTAATATCTCAAGATCTTTCTCACAAACATAAGGACTTATAGATGTAAACTGCAACTAACTCATGAACCCCATCATGAACATTTCAAACAGTTCAGAGAAACAGTTTGAGTGTTGCTACCtcaaaaaatcattaaaaacactttagaaaattattttttcctacaTGTCAAAATCAATGATTCTTGGGTAGACTTGgttcaaatatgcaaaaatgtaGAAGATTCTGCCGAGTATTGAGATACCTACCTCACAAATGAACAGCAGGTGTCCATTTCATATTGAAAACTGTTAATTTGACACCCAAATTCACACCCAATAAGGACAGCAATCTTCAACTCTGTTGTAAACCACAGAAAAAACCTACAGAAGATTAATACTTGCATCAGGTGAAAAACTAAATCTCCACAAAGCAGCTCCAGATACTCTTTGACCCAGGTCTGATGTATGTCCTTACAGTCCATATACTTAAACATATagcaataatttattttgtgcaGAGAGTGAGGTCTTTGGTGATAATTTATGTCGACACAACTGTTTGCATGTTAACGTGTCTGTGTATTTACAGTATATGCACACGCGTGTGCAGGAAAAGTCTTCATGGCCGCCAGGACTTGCGGCTGAGCACACACACGCATGCCACGTTGATGCGTATGAGCCTCCACGCCACCAGGTTCTTGAATGAAGTGAGCGCCCGGACGAAGGTGTGCGAGTTGGTGCAGTAGGAGTTCCAGTGTCTCGCATCGATTCCTAAACAGCTCGACCTTCCCGAGTGAGGGCTGTTACACGTGGTCTCAAAGAAGTACTGCTTCTTTTTGACATTGTTGATGTTCACGTCGGGGAGAACCGTGACTTCGTGGCCTAGGATGTCCGTGGCTTTGGTCTTGTTGCCCACCCAGACGCTAACACTGTCACACACCGAGTATTCTCCCCGGTGCTCCTGCCGCGGCTCCTCCGCTTGCCTGCGGCTCCTCCTGTTGGCTCTTTGTGGCTCTGATGGTTCTGCATCAGGAGGGTGAGAGCTGAAAAGCACTCTGGGTGAGTGGTATCTGCGCTTGGTGAAGAGCTTCGGGTCCACGATGGGGATGGAGTCGGGGTTTTGGTTTGCCGTTGCGGCTCTGGATGACCCCCGGGTGATGGCGGCCACGGCCTGGCCACTCAGGAAGAGCAACAGGACCAGCATGGACGACCTCATGGGCGCACAACCTGAGAACAAGGACAAATGTCAAATCCAGCATTTTACTTCCCTCTTTGAGTAGGTCTACAATATAAAACATACATATTATATTTCcctcagtttttaaaaaacaagccaCGTCAAGCAGAACTTAGTTTacgtttttgcttttaattcaaAAGTAATGCAAGAAGTATGAAGAGCTGCCATCATCTTTCATGTAAAGGAATTCCCGGCAGAGAAAACCTAGAGGAACCACAGAAACATAACACAGATGGAGCAGCCAAGGTAAACAAGTTTTACTTTACCGCAACTTTTCAGCTCAAACAGCCTATGGCTTCGTCCTAAAATCATTTGTGACACGTATGTACACAATCTTACTTCTACTCAAAGAGGCCTCTCTAGAGAAATAAAAGATAACTACAAAATACATCCACTTATACTGCTtcaactactactactactaataataatagtaatgatAGTAATTTGATAGTAATTAAACAGGGAAAACACTAAAtacaatatttcatttacacatttaagttttttctaTACATGCAAAATACAgttgaatgtatttttatcagTTAATGTTTAATTGAGTAAATCTTCTTAACCAAACTGTCCTCTTCTGAGGTCACTAGTCGTATCCTTGTAGGAAGGTGATGTACACCCTGCACAGATTGTCAGTCTGTTGCCAGGTGACACAATCATTCACTACAAATCTCACCCAATCATTGAACCCATGGCGCATGTGTGTCTGGAATACATGTTTTCCCCATGCatgcacacagaaaggtcccaggtGGGAATTGAACCAGGGGCCGTctagagcgctaaccactgcaccagcGTGCAGCCCTTGAATTCCGTAAATTGTTATGTAAATGTTGCTCACACTTTTCACAGTGTTGGAACCGATTACTCAAGCAGTGttagttttaaccctttaacactcgAGGTGTCGTCGTCGGTGAGGTTTACGTaatcacaaaatctttaatatactgtaacttttcagcgtaattccagcagattctgaaggagaaaagcggcttttctccttctgcTGGAactacgttgatcgtgttaacggttgaaaagttaaagtaaatcaaCACTTGAGCtgcggtgttaaagggttaatgtctCCCTTATGAGATGCTAATGACCTTCATCTGTTGTGTCCAGGTCTTTAGCTCATCTTGCTGTTCTCAATTTGCTCTCAAGAAGACAAACTCATTCCTTATACATGTGATCTCCCACAAAACTGGACCATAAATCTTTTAGGATGTCGAAAGTCTGTTTTTGCTTTCTACAATAAAATCTTTGGGggattaaaaaatctttttgttccTGTAAAACTTTTGTCATCCAGAGTAAACACTTATATTTTGTTCATTGTGAGGTTAATTAATAAGAATGTATAGTAAACCACACACTCCATGACAcacactgattaaaaaaaaccttctgtcTGCCGCGATGAAAGGTCAAAATCATTATTAGGCAGgaaggaaacaaaaatcaacGCTGAGGGTATAAAACagatttagacacaaaaacaggagGTGGATTAACATTTAATAACATATTTACCTGCAACAGTGAGAGCATTGTTATAATTACATCCATAAAGTGGAGGAAACTATACTTATTTCCATGAGTCTGCTAATAATACTCTTAAAGGTCACATCGAGCAGCTTTAAGCTGAAATTGAGGACTCAAGTGTTTCtattcaaaaactgtaaagcaaTTATCTTTTGTAGTTTAATTTTATGGCAGGTTTCTTTAACCTCATTTATGTGTGTGGTTTTCAGTTGAGATTTATTAGAAAGATTCACAGATGTGTGTGCAGCTAATTAAAATGTCATTAGTTGTAAAATGATGTAAGTTTGTTCAAATGATtatattttgggggaaaaaaaggatgtttgacTGTTAGTTGTGATTAGAGGTGATCAGGTTTCTTGAGTTATTAATCTATAAgagcttttttaatcttttcatttaaatggaAAGTTTCATTTTGAGGACAGTCATGAAATATTAAAAGCTGTCGTGAAACACCTCCGAAATTCTATTAGTTGAGCTTGGAACTATTAACCTTGTGACAGAAGGACAAGGCGTCCGTTACTCAGACCATCAAAAGCACATTTAGCCTCGGTAtctgaaaaatgcagttttaaataattctgaAAAGAATTTATCTTTCTTTATAACATGTAAGGTCAAGGTTTGTAAGGTCTCTGCTTTTTGATTTGTTCAAATCTACAGTGCAAGAACAGTGAGTTACTTGCTGTACTCCCAAACACAAACCTTATCAACAGTGAGGCAGAGATCCCAGCAGCCTCACAAGTGATGGAGTAACTGTCATTTATGGTTAGCATGAAATGACACCTGTGAGCCTTATTTGACACGGCACAACAGGAAAAACGGTTGTGTTAACACCTGAGGTGGCTGTGCCAGCACGACCTGTCAGTGTATTATAAGCTCTGTTTGCTGAGTAGATCAGGAACATTTGTGAATTTATGCTGTTGCTGCAAGTAATCAACACTGTTGGAAAGACtgtagtaaacaaaaaaatacagaataaagtAATTTGACCACAGATAACATTtgtataaaatgcatttatgttGTGATGCTTGTAAGGTCTCTTTGACTAACATCATGTCAGCCCTCTTACTTGTTccattattttgtaaaacagaacaatgattgaaatataaagcaaGCGTCTTTATAAAATAAGAAGACTTAGAAGAACTTGTTcaacaatatatttttgttttcttcatgacATCCAGAAAGATTCATATCCAATCAGAGGAAAGGCAAACAAATCTTAAGTTTATGGAGAAGACCCCAGTAAAAGCAACAATATTGTGTTAGTTacgtattcatttatttttttcctttccattAAAATCTGTGGGACGGATGGAACCTTACTGGTTTGCAAACAGATCACAGTTTCAAGTCCAGTTGGGCCACATAGGGCACTGAGCATAAAACTAAATGCCCCATTATTGAGCAAAATCCCGTTTTGCCTCGGGCGCCATGCAGCCAAAGGCCAGGGctggttgggagttacaggtattttgaatatgctaacatggctaacatgtagctgtattttatggtgtgtttttttatgtgttactaaagaagttgggagttagcttaagcccagtaaagtttgttttgacaGCATCAGTCTGGTTTAGCAAactaggttgggagttacatgTATTGTGAACACGCTAATGTGGCTGATGTGTAGCGTGTTAACAAGTTCAAGAGTTACTGTGAGTTAATGCTTCTCATAGTTCGGTGCACCTTagacaagtttaaaaatagacttCCTGGGGCTGGAAATttggtaaaacttttttttatagtttctcTCCccagtttattttctctttatcgTCTATGTGTTGTCACGGTGTAGTCTGTCTGATATATTTTCTACCTGGTTCAGTCAATGACTTTTTTCCTGTTCAGGATATCCAGTTACTACAAAggttcttgtttgtgtttttttcatgcacGAGCTCACCACCTCTCCTCTGAAATGGGATTCTTTAACTTCACATCATGTGACAGAGTGATGTGAGCAGTCAGAGACACAGCTGGAGGGGTTATTTCACTGGTTGAGTGCTCCACAAAGAGGCAGTAAACTTGGCCTCAAGGCAACTTGGGCTCCAGCCTTCGGACCTTTAGCTGCATGGCTTTTCCCCGACCCCAGATGGAGGGAAAGTGGGCTCTGGGAAACATTGTGGATGCAAACCCAGCTCCTCACCACTTCAGCAGAGCGAGATGATGTGTTAGAGGAGGTCCAGCTGGCTTTCATTTGTACTGTGGCTTGACAATCTCTACTAGGGAAAAGAATGTGGATAGTTGAGGGGGTTTTGAACGTTTCTTGACATTGAGCCTTGATTTGTAGACTCAGAATTTCTGGACTTCTGGCTCATCCTGAAAAGGAACATCATCTTAGTCACTGACAATATTTCCGTCTTGAGACTCCCAGATACATTTGACTTGAAGCAGTCTGAAATCAgtcaaaagttacatttcattAGCACAAACCAAAATACCTTTGGTCCTTTTGGAGCTGAAGTTCATGGTGATCAACACCGTGGTCTGCAGCTGTGCTTCTGTGTCTGAGTTAGCAGCACACGTCAAGCCTGAACTACTATCCAGCATATTCCATGAATGCCCCCTGGTGTCCTTCATCACATGGACCAGGAATGGACTTCCTCAATAACTGGAACCTGCCTTAGTCATCTGCGGGGGCAGCTATAATGACCCCCGAAGGTTGGTTAAAAGTACTAGCATGGCCTTCGAAGAAAAATCAGCACTTTGGTTTTCTTTATCACTTTAAGAGAGATAGTTTTAATTCAATTTGGGATGCCTGGTGAAGTGACAATAGTTTGCGGTAGTCTTGTTTTCCTGGGAGATCAGGTTGACCTCAAATTAGGCAGACTGACCTGTCTAgataaactgaaaaatgtaaaaaaaaaaaaaaacctgtgttcccatcagaaatgaacattttacatgttGGTTCTGGTTTTCCACCCTGATGATCGCCAGTGAAACCACACtattcttattttgaaatgtgtaGTAGAAATTGTAGCTGGCACTCAGCCAAACCATTCACTCATGTTGAATGTGGTTCTTAAAGACCCGCTTtgataaaaattgtgcttttggtgtttttaacattttcttccattttcagatgatggaggacatttatagagaaaactaatcttaaaattatgtttctgagctgtttcattttttttaaatgagttatcaagcaggccacaagctccctgctcctctttctttcgatgcatccacttgtagacaactagatccatgtacgtctttgttttccttgtctgacctGACACCttgttccaatttttttcacCAATAATGACAAATTGGGGTTTccaaggggctgtaagctagttggAGAGAGGGTAaaccaggggtgcccaaatcaGGCATCAAGGGCctgtgtcctacatgttttctatgaaacctgccattgaagctccttattggctaaacacgcctgatccaggtaattaaAGGTAGATAAAGCAGGgtttttggaaaaccagcaggaggccggccctcggaGCCATTTGGACACAActggtgtaaacagatggatgatgggaatttGGGGTGGGGCTACTCTGCGCCAATAAATCTGCTCAcgactcaaaggcaaatttctaatgaacccctaccgctctccagaaactatgtcttagaaagtggcataattttaatttatagacctctgggaacgcttttacagtagatcaaaagatgattggagtgggactttagggTAAAGATGTATTTGCAATGGTGAAACAGTAAACATTTAAGGACACTAAATGGCATAGAAATCAATCTATCGAGTTATTCCATCCATCTACAAAGAACACTTCGTTTTACCAATATAAAAATATTGgccaaaacatttcaaaaaggcCAAACGGCATGTTTGAACACAAGAACATGGTTGGCAATTTTCATACCTTTTCAGTGTTTCCACGTGAACCGTATCACCTCTGAGGCTCCTATAGGATGTAATTAGAGCTCAGTGTGCTCCGAGTGCCTCCTGCCATCAGGGCTGGCTGCGGGCCCCCATGTAGTACACCTCTGCCCCCCTCTGCTTCCACCTTTCAGTCCTGATGAGAGACGAGCAGAGAACCTGTCTCAGTTGGCTCATAAACCCACTGTAAACACATGCACTGCGAGAGCAGTACGGGAAGAGAGAGTTCATATGCCTTTCCTGCTCACTATGTTGTCACATACTGAACAGGctgctttaaaaatacagagCAATGTCTTTAGATTCATTTATAGACCAACACAAAACATCATTATGTGATGGACACACACAGATTACTTCTATATAAGTGCATCACAAAGTTGGTGTTTACTCGATGTTTTGCCTCCATTTACTTCATTAATTTTATATTAACAAGtattgtaagtttttttttaatatttgaattcCCAGAAAGTaaacttcaaacatttttacatcattttgtcACTGTGCTCAGCTTACCCCAAACAAAACACTGTATCAGATTTTACCCTCCTTAGTGTCCACTGTTAAGCTGACATTTAATAAGCGAGAGAATATCTGGAGGATGAACCAGTGCCCTCAAAAGAAGCTGATTTAAAACTCGATCACGTTTCCCCGTTAATTCCTCTGCATGTTTGCGAGCGATTGCTTGAAAGCTTTCCTGAGAAACTAACAGTGTGCACGATACGGAGCGCTTGCAAAACGCAAGAATGCAGGCTccatttaaacaaaagtttatgGGCTGTAAATCTAAATGACTGTGGTGTACTCCTGTACAGAACAGCACAGAAGGTGTTCGGTGAGAGACGGCTCTGGATTTTACAGAGTTTAATTGGATGACCTCAAAACCGCAGCGCTGGCTCTTTAAAGAAGGGCCCTTTACATCAATTGGGTTTAACATGGACATTTGCTTAAAATggtcattatttttgtaattagcATGGAACAATGCCGACAATACCACGGTGAAAGACTCgctcaaatcatcttttgatctattgcagaGGCGTTTCCACCGGTCTTTTAAGTTTacagttttcagccaaaattaaaaacaaaaagttgttttcgtggacatagtttctgcagagcggcagtagttcattagaattcgcctctgagttgtggctgtttgtgtggagcaaccccgccccctcttttCCTTCCCATTGCTAAAAGCTCTGTTTACGTGCTCCctctagctcacagcccctcaccccctcacaaccccaacctaagattatgtggaacaaaaatggtgagcagtatggagctatccagttttgaTCTAGAAGCCGGAGTGGACGAGGATAATGAAGACACACATGGATCTAGATCTACTGCAGTGAATGCAGAGTGGAGCAGGCAGCTAGGAGCCCATCACAAGtttaatgtaacaaataagctctttttcaaacaacatctCTTGTCTACTCcagattcaaaacaatttgaataaagaaatactcagaaattcaatttaagctgaattttctttgtatatgtcctgtacatcagaaaaataccgCAAGAAGACCAAAAGCatgattttaattggagtgagtcttgTTATATGGTCTGTAAAATTCAAAGCAAAACTTGAAGTTTGCACTGATTGTCATGATTTGTGATTTTTAGCTAAAGcaaatcttttactttttaacaagaAAGCCCAAAACTCATCAGTTGCAACATTCTGGATaggatgaaaacattttttagtctaAAATATCTACTCTCAACTTTCAATCGCacataaaacaaatgatttacTAATTATTTATCAGTAAACCCTAATGATcaggaaaaagttcaaatgtaaGCATTAAAATTAAGAAAGTAAAAGCCATAGTAAAGTGCCAATTTGAATTATACTGTCTTCGTATGCTTAATGTGGAGCAGGATTCTGCGCTTTAGTTCAATGATGAAGACATTTTAGCATTCTGATTCATGGTGGTCATTAAACACTACAGTGGAAAAAATCGAAGTTCAAAAGTTCAAAAGTAGAATTGAGCTCATGTGTCTGCATCCACATAGACTCATAAAGCTGTTCTTTGACATATGTTTAAGCTCTGATACATTATCTGCTACTTTTATGTTAGTATCTCATTTGCATAATGAGAATAATTAACTTATTATATCCTGTTGATGCAGAGCTCATATTCACAAGCAATTATAAAAGTCATTTGCAATTACTCTTTAGATTGCTAGGCATTTGAAAGCACAGTGATATCAAACATAATATTTTATCTTCCTTTTCCTTTAATGattttcttaaatctttttttctctaattgttATTATGTTCTGAATTCTTAAAATTGATTCTTTAAAATTTACACTGTGTACTAAAGAGCTATTCCATTAAGGCAGTAGTTTTAtttagagacccactctgatgaaaactgagtttttgcagcatttttctcatgatggaggacatgtaaaggaaattaagctcaaaattgcatttctgagtatttttttataagaattgttttgaatcaggaacagaaaatgaaacatgCTGTTTGAAATTGGTCTATTTGTCAAGCTACACTCAGAAGGCCACAAGCTCTGTGCTATACCTCATCCTGATGTATCATCTTGGAGacaatagatccattaatgtctttgtATTCTGCATCCAAACTGCAATCTTGCTTGAGACTGATTGGCTGGTtagatccaatattgctcgccattttttcttctttttacaaGTGATGTTAAACTTGGTGTCTGAGAGGTTgtgtgggaaagagtgtaatcaaagggatgatgggaagagtgGGCAAGCTTTCTGGTGAaatattgctgctctgcagaaactgtcctagaaaatgacacgttttttggattttttttggctaaaacaagcataatcataattaaaagattattgGCAACACTTtagcaatagatcaaaagatgattggagtgggacttaaatgaaacctcaaagtttttattttattttttttacttttgtaaatcTATGTTCTAAAATGAACATCTCTGACATTCTTTCTTTCCCTTTCTCTTCTTGTCAAGACCTGACTGGCCATCCTGAACCACTGACCTACAAATCATTACCTCTAATGGAGCCAGTTTAATGAACCCTATCTGACTGATATGCAGGCTGGGCTGGTATACAATCCAGTCTCCAGACTATCTGCcctcttcagaaaaaaaaaaaaaaatgactggaaCTTCATTCATACGTTAAAAGTCACAGTGTCACTGTGGTAATCTGATCCACCAGAACTGACTTTCATTCAAAGACAATGGGAGGTGCAGGTGACTTTATCTACAAGCCAGCAGAGGGATTTGAATGACATGCTGCTGATTATGTTGCTTGTGCCAAAACGCTCACACGCTGAACTTGTCTTTGTGCAAAGTTTAAtcctttaaataattcattttcagAGAAATACACCATTTAAAGCTGTTTGCCATTTTGCTTTTCTAATGAGGCAAAATCAAGTCAAGagtctttattgtc is drawn from Oryzias melastigma strain HK-1 linkage group LG5, ASM292280v2, whole genome shotgun sequence and contains these coding sequences:
- the ngfb gene encoding nerve growth factor, which encodes MRSSMLVLLLFLSGQAVAAITRGSSRAATANQNPDSIPIVDPKLFTKRRYHSPRVLFSSHPPDAEPSEPQRANRRSRRQAEEPRQEHRGEYSVCDSVSVWVGNKTKATDILGHEVTVLPDVNINNVKKKQYFFETTCNSPHSGRSSCLGIDARHWNSYCTNSHTFVRALTSFKNLVAWRLIRINVACVCVLSRKSWRP